From Pantoea sp. At-9b, the proteins below share one genomic window:
- a CDS encoding GntR family transcriptional regulator, which yields MNKGMLISRTTLHSEIADAIREMIVSGELEPGDRIPEKDLCERFGISRTPLREALKVLATEGMLVLLPQRGARVATLTDEELSELFPIIASLEGLACELACVQITDEEMAHIEQLHADMLRSYQQQDKLEYARLNREIHLALFDAARNQSLVTFYRNLEQRIRNIRHTVRQLPDDWRLAVQEHEEIMVCLRARESARLAQTMRQHVMNTANAVRNAVNASRLTSE from the coding sequence ATGAACAAAGGAATGCTTATTTCACGCACCACCCTGCACAGTGAAATAGCAGATGCTATCCGGGAGATGATCGTCAGTGGTGAACTGGAACCCGGTGACAGAATCCCGGAAAAAGATCTCTGTGAACGGTTCGGGATATCCCGCACGCCGTTGCGGGAAGCACTTAAGGTGCTGGCGACTGAGGGCATGCTGGTGTTGCTGCCACAGCGCGGTGCGCGCGTAGCGACCCTGACCGATGAAGAACTGAGTGAACTGTTTCCCATCATCGCCAGCCTGGAAGGACTGGCGTGTGAACTGGCCTGCGTGCAGATAACTGACGAAGAAATGGCGCATATTGAACAGCTGCATGCCGATATGCTGCGAAGCTACCAACAGCAGGACAAGCTGGAATACGCACGCTTAAATCGGGAAATCCATCTCGCCTTATTCGATGCCGCACGCAATCAATCGTTGGTGACCTTCTACCGCAATCTGGAACAACGTATCCGTAATATCCGCCACACCGTGCGTCAACTGCCTGATGACTGGCGGCTGGCGGTGCAGGAGCATGAGGAAATCATGGTTTGCCTGCGCGCCCGTGAATCCGCTCGTCTGGCGCAAACCATGCGTCAGCACGTGATGAATACCGCCAACGCGGTCCGTAATGCTGTAAACGCCAGCCGACTCACTTCCGAGTAA
- a CDS encoding YdgH/BhsA/McbA-like domain containing protein, whose translation MKTIKALSIAAVAALSLMSAASFAQSISVTSSTLDGAEAKIAAQAAQQGAQYKITEANTNNRVHMTAELYK comes from the coding sequence ATGAAAACTATCAAAGCACTGTCAATCGCCGCTGTAGCCGCTCTTTCCCTGATGTCAGCAGCCAGCTTCGCGCAGAGCATCTCTGTGACCTCTTCAACGCTGGACGGTGCGGAAGCGAAAATCGCTGCACAGGCAGCTCAGCAGGGTGCACAGTACAAAATCACTGAAGCGAACACCAATAACCGTGTTCACATGACCGCAGAACTGTACAAATAA
- a CDS encoding YdgH/BhsA/McbA-like domain containing protein — MKSIKTFVAVAALSLVSFGSFAQSITASASTLDGAEAKIAAQAKQAGASYKITGARVDNGAYLSAELTK; from the coding sequence ATGAAATCTATCAAAACTTTCGTTGCAGTTGCGGCCCTGTCACTGGTTTCTTTCGGCAGCTTTGCCCAGAGCATTACCGCTTCCGCTTCAACCCTGGACGGCGCAGAAGCCAAAATCGCCGCGCAGGCAAAACAGGCAGGTGCTTCCTACAAAATCACCGGCGCACGCGTAGACAACGGTGCTTACCTGTCAGCGGAACTGACTAAATAA
- a CDS encoding cysteine hydrolase family protein, whose amino-acid sequence MTTQLNNIHKNSALLVMDFQAVILNHFLPQDRAGDVIRNTASLIASARAAGVPVIYISVGFRQGYPEVSQNNTIFSAIKNNGIFITGSEGAAIHTAVAPAENEVVIIKRRIGAFSFTDLEMILRAQGIETLILAGVTTSGVVLSTVGQAFDLDYRLVVASDCCADPDHDINLFLLEKILPQHAIVARSSAISDAWA is encoded by the coding sequence ATGACAACTCAACTCAATAATATCCATAAAAACAGCGCATTGCTGGTAATGGACTTTCAGGCGGTGATTCTTAATCACTTTCTCCCGCAAGATCGCGCTGGTGACGTTATTCGTAATACTGCATCGCTGATAGCCTCTGCACGCGCCGCAGGCGTACCCGTCATCTACATCAGTGTTGGATTTCGTCAGGGCTATCCTGAGGTCAGCCAAAACAACACGATTTTCTCGGCGATCAAAAACAATGGAATTTTCATAACCGGCAGCGAGGGTGCGGCCATTCACACTGCTGTTGCACCGGCAGAAAATGAGGTCGTCATCATTAAACGCCGAATTGGTGCTTTTTCATTTACCGATCTCGAGATGATTCTTCGCGCGCAAGGCATCGAAACCTTGATCCTTGCTGGTGTCACTACCAGTGGCGTGGTGCTTTCTACAGTCGGGCAAGCTTTTGATCTGGATTACCGTCTGGTGGTTGCGAGTGATTGCTGTGCCGATCCGGACCATGACATCAACTTGTTTTTACTCGAAAAAATCCTACCTCAACACGCTATTGTGGCCCGTTCATCTGCAATATCAGACGCCTGGGCATAA
- a CDS encoding amino acid ABC transporter permease — protein sequence MLSGFDIQSIVSALPYLFMTGMRFTLSLTLCATVIGIVFGTALAIMRLSRFPLLVMLASSYVNLMRSLPLVLVIFWFYFLVPYLLQWLTGSSFPVRVDPFWSSVITFTLFEACYFCEIVRSGIQSLPRGQSSAALALGLTPAQSLLYVILPQAMRNMLPLFLTQTIILFQDTSLVYVLSITDFLGAAAKVAQRDGRLLEMYLFAAAVYFLISYGASCGVRYLQKRISIVR from the coding sequence ATGCTGTCGGGATTTGACATTCAAAGCATCGTTAGCGCGCTGCCCTATCTGTTTATGACAGGTATGCGCTTCACCCTCAGCCTGACACTTTGTGCCACGGTAATTGGCATTGTGTTCGGTACTGCTCTGGCCATCATGCGTCTGTCCCGCTTCCCACTGCTGGTGATGCTGGCTTCCAGTTACGTCAATCTGATGCGTTCATTGCCGCTGGTGCTGGTGATTTTCTGGTTCTACTTCCTGGTGCCTTACCTGCTTCAGTGGCTCACCGGTTCCTCGTTTCCGGTCCGGGTAGATCCGTTCTGGTCATCGGTGATTACCTTTACCTTGTTCGAAGCCTGCTATTTCTGCGAAATCGTTCGCTCGGGAATCCAGTCGTTGCCGCGAGGCCAGAGCAGTGCCGCGCTGGCACTGGGTCTCACCCCCGCGCAGTCTCTGCTTTACGTGATATTGCCGCAGGCGATGCGCAACATGCTGCCGCTGTTCCTGACGCAAACCATCATTCTTTTTCAGGACACCTCGCTGGTCTATGTCCTCTCGATCACTGATTTCCTCGGCGCTGCCGCCAAAGTAGCCCAGCGCGACGGCCGTCTGCTGGAGATGTACCTGTTTGCGGCGGCGGTCTATTTCCTGATCTCTTACGGCGCTTCGTGCGGCGTGCGCTATCTGCAAAAGCGCATCTCCATCGTGCGCTAA
- the mntP gene encoding manganese efflux pump MntP encodes MSFYAVIILAFGMSMDAFAAAIGKGASLHRPPFKEVLRTGLIFGVIEAITPVIGWGIGLAASQFIMSWDHWVAFTLLFVLGARMIVEGIRKETDEPQEAPRRHGFWLLVTTAIATSLDAMAVGVGLAFLQVNIVVTALAIGAATTVMAASGMLLGRFLGAKFGKWAEILGGVVLIAIGSSILVEHLGLLN; translated from the coding sequence ATGAGCTTTTATGCTGTGATCATTCTGGCCTTTGGCATGTCGATGGATGCCTTTGCCGCCGCCATTGGTAAAGGTGCCTCACTGCACCGCCCTCCTTTCAAAGAGGTGCTGCGCACCGGCCTGATCTTCGGCGTTATTGAAGCCATTACACCCGTTATCGGTTGGGGAATCGGTCTTGCTGCCAGCCAATTCATCATGAGCTGGGATCATTGGGTCGCATTTACGCTCCTGTTTGTGCTGGGCGCTCGTATGATCGTTGAAGGCATCCGCAAAGAAACTGACGAGCCGCAAGAGGCACCGCGCCGCCATGGATTCTGGTTGCTGGTGACGACCGCCATTGCCACCAGCCTTGATGCGATGGCCGTGGGCGTTGGCCTGGCATTTTTGCAGGTGAACATCGTGGTGACGGCACTGGCAATCGGTGCCGCAACCACGGTGATGGCCGCCAGCGGCATGCTGCTGGGCCGTTTTCTCGGCGCGAAGTTCGGCAAATGGGCAGAAATCCTCGGCGGCGTGGTACTGATTGCCATCGGTAGTTCAATCCTTGTCGAGCACCTGGGTCTGCTGAACTAA
- a CDS encoding amino acid ABC transporter permease: MNYHWNWAAFFDVSLDGAHSWWETLVMGLGWTAATAVGAFAIALLLGSLAGVLRNLPSRGLNGMGSAFVEVFRNIPLLMQMFLWYFVLPEALPRAAGDWLKQLPNAQFYTAVLCLGCYHGARMAEVVRAGLESLSKGQRMAGQALGLTLPQTYRYVLLPVAYRIVTPAITSEFLSCTKNTSVALAIGLIELTGSARAMQENTFQVFEAFSVATVLYLLLNMAIVFAMRGIEKRAALPGFGKKG, from the coding sequence ATGAACTACCACTGGAACTGGGCTGCCTTCTTTGATGTGTCACTGGACGGTGCACATAGCTGGTGGGAAACGCTGGTCATGGGGTTGGGCTGGACCGCTGCCACCGCGGTCGGTGCTTTCGCCATTGCGTTGCTGCTTGGCTCGCTGGCTGGTGTCCTGCGGAACTTACCATCACGCGGGCTGAACGGCATGGGCAGTGCCTTCGTCGAAGTGTTCCGTAATATCCCACTGCTGATGCAGATGTTCCTGTGGTACTTCGTGTTGCCGGAAGCATTGCCCCGTGCGGCTGGGGATTGGCTGAAGCAATTGCCAAATGCCCAGTTCTACACCGCGGTATTATGCCTCGGTTGTTATCACGGTGCGCGCATGGCGGAAGTGGTGCGCGCCGGGCTGGAGAGTTTGTCTAAAGGCCAGCGCATGGCCGGGCAGGCGTTGGGGCTGACGCTGCCTCAAACCTATCGCTATGTCCTGCTGCCGGTGGCGTATCGCATTGTAACCCCCGCCATTACCTCAGAATTTCTCAGCTGTACCAAAAATACCTCAGTGGCGCTGGCGATCGGCCTGATCGAGCTGACCGGCAGCGCCCGTGCCATGCAGGAAAACACATTTCAGGTCTTCGAGGCGTTCAGCGTCGCTACGGTGTTGTATCTGCTGCTCAATATGGCGATCGTCTTCGCGATGCGCGGCATCGAAAAGCGGGCGGCGCTGCCGGGCTTTGGAAAAAAAGGATAG
- a CDS encoding transporter substrate-binding domain-containing protein yields the protein MKPYLPLFTVFTLGMLALPVAGEELNGTLKKIADSGEIAVGHRDGAVPFSYYDDKQQPIGYAMDICGAVVDAVKAKLNKPDLKVDTMAVTGATRIPLLANGTIDMECGTTTNNAERQKQVTFSTTYFVAAVRIMSKKSAPVSDMAELKGKAVVTLAGTTSVKIINDANNAQHLGMRILLAKDLAEGMLTLETGRAAAFIFDDVSLAGARATAKSPDDYQISEQPLSVEPYGIMLRRDDPQFKALVNAAIEGLYKSGAINAIYDKWFTQPIAPMNVNMNFPISAQLQKAIANPTDDPNPELYR from the coding sequence ATGAAACCCTATCTGCCCCTGTTCACCGTATTCACCCTGGGAATGCTCGCTTTGCCGGTTGCGGGCGAGGAACTTAACGGAACACTGAAGAAGATTGCCGATAGCGGAGAAATCGCCGTCGGGCATCGCGATGGCGCAGTGCCTTTTTCCTATTACGATGACAAGCAGCAGCCAATCGGCTACGCGATGGATATCTGCGGGGCAGTGGTGGATGCAGTCAAAGCCAAGCTGAACAAACCCGATCTGAAGGTTGATACGATGGCCGTGACCGGTGCTACGCGTATCCCGTTGCTGGCCAATGGCACCATAGACATGGAATGCGGCACCACAACGAACAACGCGGAACGGCAAAAACAGGTCACTTTCTCCACGACGTATTTCGTTGCGGCGGTTCGCATCATGTCCAAAAAATCGGCTCCGGTGTCGGATATGGCCGAACTGAAAGGCAAAGCGGTGGTGACGTTGGCTGGCACTACCAGCGTCAAGATCATCAACGATGCTAACAATGCTCAACATCTGGGGATGCGCATTCTATTGGCGAAAGATCTGGCTGAAGGGATGCTGACGCTGGAAACCGGTCGTGCTGCGGCTTTCATTTTCGACGATGTCTCCCTGGCGGGCGCTCGCGCTACAGCCAAATCTCCCGACGACTACCAGATCTCTGAGCAGCCGTTATCAGTAGAACCCTATGGCATCATGCTGCGCCGCGACGATCCGCAGTTCAAAGCGTTGGTGAATGCTGCTATTGAGGGGCTGTATAAAAGCGGCGCTATCAACGCCATCTATGACAAATGGTTTACCCAGCCGATTGCCCCGATGAATGTAAACATGAACTTCCCCATATCGGCACAGTTGCAGAAAGCCATCGCTAACCCGACCGACGATCCAAACCCCGAGCTGTATCGTTAA